In the Haloferula helveola genome, one interval contains:
- a CDS encoding MerR family transcriptional regulator: protein MDTIEPDPHRTHSMEVVVKLTGSSRRKIVFYCRQGVIRPARDSGEDWLFDEEAVARLRHIETLRQQHRMNWAAIRTIVSLLDQVEALREELRFRR, encoded by the coding sequence ATGGACACGATCGAACCGGATCCGCATCGGACGCATTCGATGGAAGTCGTTGTGAAACTTACGGGCTCCTCGCGCCGGAAGATTGTCTTTTACTGTCGCCAAGGCGTGATCCGTCCGGCGCGCGACAGCGGAGAGGATTGGCTCTTCGACGAGGAGGCCGTCGCCCGCCTCCGCCACATCGAGACACTGCGCCAACAGCACCGGATGAACTGGGCCGCCATCAGGACGATCGTTTCGCTGCTCGACCAGGTCGAAGCCCTGCGGGAAGAGCTGCGATTCCGTCGGTGA
- a CDS encoding substrate-binding domain-containing protein: MPGVHRLSAEFQINRKTVEAALRVLEEEGLLIGQGPGRRRTINPAAAADAAAMRVAILLFEPSDTGMRSIVDIRHQLEESGHTVTFAPKTLTEMKMDPSRVSRVVESHDADAWIVVAGSPPVLQWFVEQPRPAFALFGRHTDINIATASANRRDAIVDAVRELARLGHRRVVLLGRSLFRFPNPAQDAQTFLSELEAHGIPTGAYNLPDWDDTADGFIQSLDRLFAATPPTALLIDEPFLFHAAQTHLAQHGILAPKHVSLVCLESDFSFSWCRPTVAHVRMNVDPIVRHAVRWANRVVRGKDDPRKLLTKASFVTGGTVGAAPS, from the coding sequence ATGCCGGGGGTTCACCGCTTGTCGGCGGAGTTCCAGATCAACCGGAAGACGGTGGAGGCCGCGCTGCGAGTGCTTGAAGAGGAGGGCCTTCTGATCGGGCAGGGGCCCGGCCGACGTCGGACGATCAACCCGGCCGCCGCTGCCGATGCGGCCGCGATGAGGGTCGCGATCCTTCTTTTCGAACCGTCGGATACCGGCATGCGGAGCATCGTGGACATCCGGCACCAGCTCGAGGAAAGCGGGCACACGGTGACCTTTGCGCCGAAGACCCTGACGGAGATGAAAATGGACCCCTCCCGGGTCAGCCGGGTCGTGGAGAGCCACGATGCGGATGCGTGGATCGTGGTCGCCGGTTCGCCGCCGGTGTTGCAGTGGTTCGTCGAGCAGCCCCGTCCGGCTTTCGCCTTGTTCGGAAGGCACACCGACATCAATATCGCCACCGCGTCGGCCAACCGTCGTGACGCGATCGTCGATGCGGTGCGGGAGTTGGCACGGCTCGGCCATCGACGGGTCGTCCTTCTGGGCCGCTCGCTTTTCCGGTTCCCCAATCCGGCGCAGGATGCACAGACATTCTTGTCGGAACTCGAGGCCCACGGCATCCCGACCGGTGCTTACAACCTGCCCGATTGGGACGACACCGCAGACGGATTCATCCAGAGCCTCGACCGGCTCTTTGCGGCAACTCCGCCCACCGCATTGCTGATCGACGAACCGTTCCTTTTCCATGCGGCCCAAACCCACCTCGCCCAGCATGGCATTCTCGCCCCGAAGCACGTCTCGCTGGTTTGCCTGGAGTCCGACTTCTCGTTCTCTTGGTGCCGGCCGACGGTTGCCCATGTCCGCATGAACGTGGACCCGATCGTCCGGCATGCCGTTCGTTGGGCGAACCGCGTCGTGCGAGGAAAGGATGACCCGAGGAAGCTGCTCACCAAGGCCAGCTTCGTCACGGGTGGAACCGTCGGCGCGGCGCCTTCATGA
- a CDS encoding endonuclease/exonuclease/phosphatase family protein gives MQNRIHPALVALKLLLAAACTTVHAEPPSSLRVMTFNVLRGGTARGQPLEQTAKVIREAKADVAGLQEIGGNLEPLAKLLGWSHAGFGSKGIVTRFEITAEHQDGVRVKLDSGREADVFNVHLRPAPYQPYQLLKIPYHNSPFLTTEAETIKAANAARGDQVAAVLKNVAALADDGLPVFLTGDFNEPSHLDWTKKAADKGTHPIAVAYPASTAVTAAGFRDAWRTAHPDELTRPGFTWTPLTKPDDPKDHHDRIDFVYFKGDGIRLGEARVIGEDPKRADVVITPYPSDHRAVVAEFVDSNGPAGSEREP, from the coding sequence ATGCAAAATCGAATCCATCCTGCGCTTGTTGCCCTCAAACTGCTGCTCGCGGCGGCGTGCACGACCGTGCACGCCGAGCCGCCATCGTCCCTCCGCGTCATGACCTTCAACGTGCTGCGCGGCGGGACGGCTCGGGGCCAGCCTCTCGAGCAGACGGCCAAGGTGATCCGCGAGGCGAAGGCCGATGTCGCGGGCTTGCAGGAGATCGGAGGGAATCTCGAGCCTCTCGCGAAACTGCTCGGCTGGAGTCACGCCGGCTTCGGCAGCAAGGGAATCGTCACCCGCTTCGAGATCACCGCGGAACATCAGGACGGGGTCCGGGTGAAGCTGGATTCGGGCCGGGAAGCGGATGTGTTCAACGTTCACCTCCGGCCGGCGCCCTACCAGCCGTATCAACTACTAAAGATCCCGTATCACAACTCGCCATTCCTCACAACGGAGGCCGAGACCATCAAGGCGGCGAATGCGGCGCGGGGCGACCAGGTGGCGGCGGTGCTGAAGAACGTGGCCGCACTTGCCGACGACGGCCTGCCGGTTTTCCTGACCGGCGACTTCAACGAACCCTCGCATCTCGACTGGACAAAGAAAGCGGCGGACAAGGGAACGCATCCGATTGCTGTCGCCTACCCGGCGTCCACGGCGGTGACTGCTGCGGGATTCCGCGACGCCTGGCGGACGGCGCACCCGGACGAGCTCACCCGACCGGGATTCACGTGGACGCCACTGACGAAACCCGACGATCCGAAAGACCATCACGACCGAATCGACTTCGTGTATTTCAAAGGCGACGGAATCCGCCTGGGCGAGGCACGGGTGATCGGCGAAGACCCGAAGCGCGCCGACGTGGTGATCACCCCCTACCCGTCGGATCACCGGGCGGTCGTGGCGGAGTTCGTGGACAGCAATGGACCTGCGGGCTCGGAGAGGGAACCGTGA
- a CDS encoding MFS transporter, protein MNLLKTKTGRLAAFGGLYMSEGLPQGFAGVALALEFKRRGMDAAALGTFAATIMLPWTWKFIMGPFVDNLHIRRFGARKQWIVFAQVGMLACLAFALMRMPEFTAAGAVGLGLFTTLMVLHNVFAATQDVAIDALACSVLKKEERGLANGLMFGCAQAGNAIGGSGVLFIKDLTGSFGTASLLVPFLLLAILACTITMICEKSAAREMAEGEMPAPEPGDTGMRAAVDQIRDYAITVGKTIFGTRRGFLGFALAILPFGGMALSMTVSTVIAPSLGMDDSELAKLNLVGTLFWVPACLSGGWFSDRFGRRLSVATFSILSVLPGLWMGYQLRRLGWDHPPEGVDGVWPRQDQLIGYWWIATIIFSVFNGLMYGVRAAFFMDIVNPKIAGTHFTALMAMLNLVTAYTYFWQGQALDTGAWNWTLWQIFLVDTLLGLVFLAIIPFVQPKQIHLDEA, encoded by the coding sequence ATGAACCTCCTCAAGACCAAGACCGGACGGTTGGCCGCCTTTGGCGGACTGTACATGAGCGAAGGCCTGCCGCAGGGATTCGCGGGCGTGGCGCTGGCACTGGAATTCAAGCGGCGCGGGATGGATGCGGCGGCCTTGGGAACCTTCGCGGCGACGATCATGCTGCCATGGACGTGGAAGTTCATCATGGGTCCTTTCGTCGACAACCTGCACATCCGCCGCTTCGGCGCGCGCAAGCAGTGGATCGTCTTCGCGCAGGTCGGCATGCTCGCGTGTCTCGCGTTCGCACTGATGCGGATGCCTGAATTCACCGCAGCCGGTGCGGTCGGGCTCGGATTGTTCACCACATTGATGGTGCTGCATAACGTCTTCGCCGCGACGCAGGATGTCGCCATCGACGCGCTCGCGTGCTCGGTGCTGAAGAAGGAGGAACGCGGGCTGGCGAACGGCCTGATGTTCGGCTGCGCCCAGGCCGGCAACGCGATCGGCGGTTCGGGCGTTCTTTTCATCAAGGACCTGACCGGCAGCTTCGGCACCGCCAGCCTGCTCGTCCCGTTCCTGCTGCTCGCCATTCTCGCCTGCACCATCACGATGATCTGCGAGAAGTCGGCGGCACGGGAAATGGCCGAGGGCGAAATGCCGGCACCCGAGCCCGGCGACACCGGCATGCGGGCGGCGGTCGACCAGATCCGCGACTATGCGATCACCGTCGGCAAGACGATCTTCGGCACCCGCCGCGGCTTCCTCGGTTTCGCACTCGCGATCCTACCCTTCGGCGGGATGGCGCTGAGCATGACCGTGTCGACCGTCATCGCGCCGAGCCTCGGGATGGACGACAGCGAACTGGCGAAACTGAATCTGGTCGGTACCTTGTTCTGGGTCCCTGCCTGTCTGTCCGGCGGGTGGTTCTCCGACCGCTTCGGCCGGCGCCTCTCGGTCGCGACCTTTTCCATCCTCTCGGTGCTGCCGGGATTGTGGATGGGCTACCAGCTCCGACGACTCGGATGGGACCATCCGCCCGAGGGTGTCGACGGCGTGTGGCCGCGGCAGGACCAGCTCATCGGATACTGGTGGATCGCGACAATCATCTTCAGCGTGTTCAACGGACTGATGTATGGCGTGCGCGCGGCGTTCTTCATGGACATCGTGAATCCGAAAATCGCCGGCACCCACTTCACCGCGCTGATGGCGATGCTCAACCTCGTGACCGCGTACACCTACTTCTGGCAGGGTCAGGCTCTCGATACCGGCGCCTGGAACTGGACGCTGTGGCAAATCTTCCTGGTCGACACCCTGCTCGGCCTCGTCTTCCTCGCGATCATTCCCTTCGTCCAGCCGAAACAGATCCACTTGGACGAAGCGTGA
- a CDS encoding MFS transporter, whose protein sequence is MAWYTPTDSLSEADQQKGLKVLFYESLSSHAMTLLVTGAFLPGMALALGASNFIIGLLASFAPIAQMAQIPAILIVEKVGLRKLLTVAFGLFSRLALVAAALVPFFAPEGSAVFLFTLFMVIFFIGGSFAGCSRASLIKDLVPEKQRGSILASRLAAATALGAVLSVAAGFSIDGLTKLLNEPAAYAVIFLVAAACGLFGAASVAWMPEPRMPKRTDGGGWISSLARPVKDPNFRRVLIFSAAWSFTVIMSGAFFTVYMLKRIGIPMSWVILLAVLSQVTNIYFFRLWGRISDRFSNKSVLAVSVPLFIVLLLLYPFTTMPERYALTVPLLILIHLIGGISTAGFNLCASNIALRLAPHGNATAYLGANAFVSGLAATIAPILGGAIAGFFEIKEVSIDLFYRADASKVDEAFTISALSFRGIDFVFFAAALTGFYAWHRLSLIEEEGTVSESAVREEVMSSVRTSIFSTSGLSMGMRRMTAFPYEMLRKSARRKKGKDELPRTSDEPGKPPDDPPAEAGAI, encoded by the coding sequence ATGGCTTGGTACACTCCAACCGATTCACTGAGTGAGGCGGACCAGCAGAAGGGCCTGAAGGTCCTGTTCTACGAAAGCCTCAGCTCGCACGCGATGACCCTGCTGGTCACCGGCGCGTTCCTGCCCGGCATGGCGCTGGCCCTCGGCGCGAGCAACTTCATCATCGGCCTGCTGGCGAGCTTCGCGCCAATCGCCCAGATGGCCCAGATTCCGGCGATCCTGATCGTCGAGAAAGTCGGGCTGCGGAAGCTGCTGACGGTCGCCTTCGGGCTGTTCTCGCGGCTGGCACTGGTCGCGGCCGCGCTGGTGCCGTTCTTCGCGCCGGAGGGCTCCGCGGTGTTCCTCTTCACCCTCTTCATGGTGATCTTCTTCATCGGCGGATCTTTCGCCGGTTGCTCGCGGGCGTCGCTGATCAAGGACCTCGTTCCGGAAAAGCAGCGCGGCTCGATCCTCGCCTCGCGACTGGCCGCGGCGACCGCGCTCGGCGCCGTGCTGAGCGTGGCGGCGGGTTTCAGTATCGATGGCCTGACCAAGCTTCTCAACGAACCCGCGGCGTATGCGGTGATCTTCCTCGTGGCCGCCGCATGCGGTCTCTTCGGAGCGGCATCGGTCGCGTGGATGCCCGAACCGCGGATGCCGAAGCGCACGGACGGCGGCGGCTGGATCAGCAGTCTCGCGCGACCGGTGAAGGATCCGAACTTCCGACGCGTGCTGATCTTTTCCGCGGCGTGGAGCTTCACGGTGATCATGTCCGGCGCGTTCTTCACCGTCTACATGCTCAAGCGCATCGGCATTCCGATGAGCTGGGTGATCCTGCTGGCGGTGCTCAGCCAGGTGACCAACATCTACTTCTTCCGCCTCTGGGGCCGCATCTCGGACCGCTTCAGCAACAAGAGCGTGCTCGCCGTGTCGGTGCCGCTCTTCATCGTGCTGCTGCTGCTTTATCCCTTCACCACGATGCCGGAACGCTACGCGCTCACGGTGCCGCTGCTGATCCTGATCCACCTGATCGGCGGCATCTCGACCGCCGGCTTCAACCTTTGCGCATCGAACATCGCATTGCGTCTGGCGCCCCACGGAAACGCCACAGCCTATCTCGGCGCGAACGCTTTCGTCTCCGGCCTGGCCGCGACGATCGCTCCGATCCTCGGCGGTGCCATCGCCGGGTTCTTCGAGATCAAGGAGGTGAGCATTGATCTGTTCTACCGCGCCGACGCGTCGAAGGTGGACGAGGCGTTCACCATTTCGGCACTGAGCTTCCGCGGTATCGACTTCGTGTTCTTCGCTGCGGCGCTGACCGGCTTCTACGCCTGGCACCGGCTGTCGCTGATCGAGGAAGAGGGAACCGTCAGCGAGTCGGCGGTTCGCGAAGAGGTGATGAGCTCGGTACGGACCAGCATCTTCTCCACTTCCGGGCTTAGCATGGGCATGCGACGGATGACCGCGTTTCCGTACGAAATGCTCCGGAAATCGGCGCGTCGCAAGAAAGGTAAGGACGAGCTCCCCCGCACGTCCGACGAACCGGGCAAGCCGCCCGATGATCCGCCTGCCGAGGCGGGCGCGATCTGA
- a CDS encoding J domain-containing protein, producing the protein MAAEFRDYYETLGISRDATPAEVKQAFRKLARVHHPDVAQDKSGAEEKFKEINEAYEVLSDPEKRKKYDTLGANWNQQGGPPPPGGGGARWQSSGGGPMPEGFEFEFGGTGFSDFFEQYFSGGGTRRAAGFGGGGFHGGGGAMRGQDIEGDLMVTLEEAFAGSMRTISLRRMDPRTGQVATDEVQVRIPAGIGEGQQLRVPGHGGQGSGGGAAGDLYLRVRIAAHPDFRVKGHDLYCDLVLAPWEAVLGTTLPLKIPGGKTVQLKIPPGTGSEDQLRLKGYGLPKKNAPGDLYVEISIEAPSDVGGEEKELWEKLRDVSKFKPRED; encoded by the coding sequence ATGGCTGCAGAATTCAGGGACTACTACGAGACGCTCGGGATTTCGCGGGATGCGACTCCGGCGGAGGTGAAGCAGGCGTTCCGCAAGCTGGCGCGCGTCCACCACCCGGACGTGGCGCAGGACAAGTCGGGCGCGGAAGAGAAGTTCAAGGAAATCAACGAGGCCTACGAGGTCCTCAGTGATCCGGAGAAGCGCAAGAAGTACGACACGCTCGGGGCGAACTGGAACCAGCAGGGAGGACCACCTCCTCCGGGCGGAGGCGGCGCGCGCTGGCAGAGCAGCGGCGGCGGACCGATGCCGGAAGGCTTCGAGTTCGAGTTCGGCGGCACCGGCTTCAGTGATTTCTTCGAGCAGTACTTCTCGGGTGGTGGCACCCGGAGGGCGGCAGGATTCGGGGGCGGCGGATTTCATGGTGGTGGTGGAGCGATGCGTGGGCAGGACATCGAAGGCGACCTGATGGTCACGCTGGAGGAAGCCTTCGCGGGATCGATGCGCACCATCTCCCTGCGGCGGATGGATCCGCGCACCGGCCAGGTTGCCACGGATGAAGTTCAGGTCCGTATCCCCGCCGGGATCGGTGAAGGCCAACAGCTGCGCGTCCCGGGTCACGGTGGCCAGGGAAGTGGTGGCGGCGCGGCGGGCGATCTCTACCTGCGGGTCCGCATCGCGGCTCATCCCGACTTCCGGGTGAAGGGTCACGACCTCTACTGCGACCTCGTTCTCGCGCCATGGGAGGCCGTGCTGGGCACGACGCTTCCGCTGAAGATCCCCGGAGGCAAAACGGTGCAGCTCAAGATTCCTCCGGGCACGGGGTCGGAGGACCAACTGCGGCTCAAGGGCTACGGGCTGCCGAAAAAGAACGCGCCGGGCGACCTCTACGTCGAGATCTCGATCGAGGCTCCATCCGACGTCGGTGGTGAGGAAAAAGAGCTGTGGGAGAAACTACGGGATGTATCGAAATTCAAACCGAGGGAGGACTGA